One genomic segment of Polynucleobacter sp. MWH-UH2A includes these proteins:
- a CDS encoding FMN-binding negative transcriptional regulator, whose amino-acid sequence MYLPKHFAVDDQALLAQLIQEYPLATLVGNLKGQLEVNHLPLMLSADKKKLHGHIARMNPLMKIAQSSETAVTAIFNGPNAYVTPAWYPSKKESGKVVPTWNYAVVHAQGNITLIEDAQWLRAHVAQMTDIHEPTYQPNWKLDDAPEEYVQTMLKAIVGIEIDVQSLVGKFKLSQNRPAQDYDAVVEELEQSPQEMLQAMRKYMKP is encoded by the coding sequence ATGTACCTGCCAAAACACTTCGCTGTAGATGATCAAGCCCTGCTAGCACAACTCATCCAAGAATATCCGCTCGCCACTCTTGTTGGTAATCTTAAGGGTCAACTCGAAGTAAACCACCTACCCTTAATGTTAAGTGCTGACAAAAAGAAATTGCATGGTCACATTGCCAGAATGAATCCGCTCATGAAGATTGCGCAAAGCTCAGAAACAGCAGTGACAGCAATCTTTAATGGCCCTAACGCTTACGTTACGCCTGCATGGTATCCATCTAAAAAAGAATCCGGCAAAGTCGTACCCACTTGGAACTATGCTGTTGTGCACGCTCAAGGCAACATCACACTCATTGAGGATGCGCAATGGCTCAGAGCTCATGTAGCTCAAATGACTGATATCCATGAGCCCACCTATCAACCCAACTGGAAGCTAGATGATGCCCCTGAAGAATATGTACAAACCATGCTCAAGGCAATCGTGGGCATTGAGATAGATGTTCAAAGTCTAGTTGGCAAATTTAAGCTTAGTCAAAATCGCCCCGCACAAGACTATGACGCTGTAGTAGAAGAGCTAGAGCAATCCCCACAAGAGATGTTGCAGGCCATGCGTAAATATATGAAGCCGTAA
- the modA gene encoding molybdate ABC transporter substrate-binding protein, translating into MSIFPTSLLASFLLCANLAFAQTTTVAVAANMKDAFAEIALAFKSTGKPDMRVVYGSSGNFTAQIMNGAPFNLFIAADEHFPIELYKNGKTIDEGAVYAIGKLALIAKNNSGIVLADNKAELAKAIAMANKVAIAKPELAPYGKAAVEYLKAEGLWDPAKDKLVYGDNIGVTTTYVVAGAAEIGFTALSLAKSPEVAKETNFILLNPKLYAPIRQRMVLMKGAPPETKDLYRFMQGAQAKAILTKYGYATP; encoded by the coding sequence ATGTCTATTTTTCCTACTTCTCTGCTAGCCTCATTCTTGTTATGTGCAAACTTGGCATTTGCTCAAACTACAACGGTTGCTGTTGCCGCTAATATGAAAGATGCTTTTGCTGAGATTGCATTAGCATTTAAATCAACCGGCAAGCCGGATATGAGGGTGGTTTATGGCTCATCCGGAAATTTCACAGCTCAGATCATGAATGGCGCACCATTTAATTTGTTTATCGCTGCGGATGAGCATTTTCCAATCGAGTTATATAAGAACGGCAAGACGATTGATGAGGGTGCGGTTTATGCCATAGGTAAGTTGGCATTAATTGCGAAAAATAATTCAGGAATCGTTTTGGCTGATAACAAAGCGGAGCTGGCAAAAGCGATTGCCATGGCCAATAAGGTGGCAATCGCCAAGCCGGAGTTGGCGCCGTATGGAAAGGCGGCAGTTGAGTACCTAAAGGCTGAGGGGTTGTGGGATCCCGCCAAAGACAAGTTGGTCTATGGGGACAACATTGGAGTCACTACGACTTATGTTGTTGCCGGTGCGGCAGAGATTGGCTTTACTGCGCTTTCTTTGGCAAAGTCACCTGAGGTGGCTAAAGAGACAAACTTCATTTTGCTTAACCCAAAGCTCTACGCGCCTATTAGGCAAAGAATGGTTCTGATGAAGGGCGCGCCACCAGAGACCAAGGATTTATATCGATTTATGCAAGGCGCTCAGGCTAAAGCCATCTTGACCAAATATGGTTATGCAACACCTTAG